CCCGCCGTAAAGGCCGCGCTGCACTTCCCGGCACATATCCGCAAGGTGGTTTTCGCCTGCGATGCGGGCATGGGGTCGAGTGCGCTGGGTGCCACGCGGTTTCGAAAAAGGCTCTCCGATGCGGGCATCGGCACGGCGGTCGGCAACTGTGCCGCGGACGGCATTCCCGCCGATGCCGACGTCGTTGTCTGCCAGTCCGTGCTGGCCGGGCGGATCGCCGGATCGGCACATGGAGCCGCGCTGGTCGTGATCGACAATTTCCTGGCAGACCCGGCCCTCGACGTCCTGTTCGCCCGGTTGGCGCAACAGGACGGTGCGGACGCACAGCCCTCCGACGCCGGCCTGCGAAGGGCGGGCGATGCCCCGGATCGCATGGCCTCCCCGCAGCCGGACGATGCTGCGGGGCGGTCTCCCGGCGAGGTCTTGCGCCCCGGGAATATCCGGACGGGACTTTCCACCGAACCCAAGGAAGCCTCGATCCGGCGGGCCGGGGAACTGCTCGCAGCGGGCGGATATGTCGAACCCGGATATGCGGATGCCATGCTGCGCCGCGAGGAACTCGCAACGACCTATATGGGCATGGGCATCGCCATTCCGCACGGCACGTCCGACGCCAAGAAGTGCGTCCTGCACTCGGGCATCGTGGTGCTGCAATACCCCGGCGGGGTTGCGTTCGGCGACGAAAAGGCATACCTCGTAGTGGGCATTGCCGGCGTGGGGGACGCCCATCTGGATATCCTGGCCCGGCTGGGCGAGGTATTCGGGGACGAAGAACTGTTGCGGAGGCTGACGACCGAAGGCGATCCGCAGGTGATATACGAAGCACTGAAATAACTACCTATATGACAACCGGAAAAGTAACGATCACCGCCCCGAACGGCATGCATGCGCGGCCTGCGGGCGAACTTGTAAAGTTAATCAGGGGGCTTGCGCCCGCCAGGATCACCCTGCGCACCGCAGCCCGGGAGGCCAGTGCCGTGAGCATTCTTTCGCTCCTGGCATTGGGGCTCAAACACGGCACCGAAGTGGAAGTCTGCGCCGAGGGCGGCGACGAAGCCGCCGCCGTGCGGGCCGTAACGGATTTCATCGCCGGCATCCGCGAATGATGTTCACGATCCGAGGAATCCCGACGGCGGGGATCGCCGTCGGGACGGCGTTCGTGCTGCAACGCCGCGCATCCGCCGCTGCTACGGCCGCGGCAGGCGACCCCGTGGCCGAGGCCGGGCGGTTCCATGCGGCGCTGGAGCGTGCGAAGGCGGAGCTGTCCGCACTGGCGGAAGGGGAGGCTGTTTTCGCCGCCCATCTGGAGATGGCCGGCGACCCGATGCTCGCCGGGCTGGTCGAGGGGAGGATTGCGGAAAAGCACCTGTCCGCCGAGCAGGCGCTCGGAGAAGCCTGCGAAGAGGTGTGCGGCATGTTCGCGGCGCTCGACGACGACTACCTGCGCGGACGTACCGACGATGTGCGGGACGTATGTGCGCGTATCGGCCGCATCCTGTCGGGCGAAACCGCCCACGATCCCTTTGCCGGGCTGGCTCCCGGGACGATCGTGGTGGCCGACGAGCTGGCGCCTTCGGATACGGCACAGATGGATTTCAGCAGGGTCGCCGGATTGGTGACGGCGCACGGAAGCGTGACGAGCCATGTCGCGATCATCGCCCGGAACAAGGGCATCGCGGCGCTGGTCGGCGTTGCCGGGTGCATGCGGCAGGTCAGAACCGGCGACCGGCTGATAATCGACGGGGAGCGGGGCGAACTGATCGTCGACCCCGATCCGGCTACCGGACGCAAATACGCCGCGCGGCTCGAATCGCTGCGCCAGGATGCGTTCCGCTGCGCGGCGGATGCACAGGCGCCCGCCGGGCGGCGGATCACGGTGCTGGGCAATGCCGCGAACGTCGACGAAGTGCGACGCGCGCTCGATGCAGGCGCCGAGGGCATCGGACTTTTCCGGAGCGAGTTCCTCTACATGCAGGGCCCGGCGCTTCCCGACGAAGAGACGCAGTTTGCGGCATACCGTGCCGCGGCGGAGCTTTGCGGGGCACGTCCGCTGACTGTACGGACACTTGATATAGGCGGGGATAAAGAATTGCCCTACATGCACTTCGAGCCGGAGGAAAACCCGTTTCTGGGATGGCGTGCGATCCGGGTTTCGCTGGCCATGCCGGAGCTGTTCCGCACCCAGCTGCGGGCATTGCTGCGCGCGAGCGCATTCGGCAACGTGCGGGTGATGTTCCCGATGATAGCTTCGGTCGGGGAGTTCCGCGCCGCCAAAGCGGTTGTCGAGACCTGCATGGCGGAACTCGACGCAGAAGGGGTTGCCTACGACCGCGACATAGCGCTGGGGGTGATGATCGAGACCCCGGCCGCCGTATTCATCGCCGACGAACTGGCTGCCCGGGCGCGGTTTTTCAGCATCGGCACCAACGACCTGACGCAGTACGTGATGGCTGCCGACCGCGGAAATCCCCGCGTAGCCTACCTTTGCGACGCATTCGACCCGGCCGTGCAACGCAGCATCGGCATGGTACTCGACGCCGCGCACCGGGCGGGTATCGAAGCCGGGATGTGCGGCGAACTGGCCGCCGACCCGCGCGCCACGCAGCGCCTCGTGGCACTCGGCCTCGGGGAATTCAGCGTCGGCCCCCCGGCCATCGCCCCGTTGAAACACCGTATACGGACTGACAAATAATTTTTATCTTTATCCCAACGTCTAAAACTCGAATTATGAAGAAAACAATGCTCCTGCTCTTCGCCCTCATGCTGTCGTCGGCGATTTGTGCGCAGGATTACCACGTTGTCCTGTGGGACAACACGACGGCACCCACCTCGAACGGGCTTTCGGGCGACGAGGTCGAATCCAAGCCCGGACAGTGGAAAAACACGCAGACGGCCGAAATGTGGATTTACAAGGCCGGAGACAATGCCACGGGGCAGGCGCTCGTGTTTTTCCCCGGGGGCGGCTATTCGTCGCTCTCGGTCGGCAACGGACATAAGGAGGCCCAGTGGTTCGCCCGGAACGGCATCACGGCCGCGGTGGTGAAATACCGCCTGCCCAACGGCCACAGCGAGGTTCCGCGCAACGATGCCGACGAGGCGCTGCGCGTGATGCGTTCGATGGCTGCGGAGCTGAACATCGACCCCGCGAAAGTGGGGGTGTCGGGGACTTCGGCCGGGGGTTACCTCGCCGGGAGCGTCGGGACGCTTTCGGACGTGAAGCCGGGCTTCATGATCCTCTTCTACCCGGTGATCTCGGCCGACCCGGACAAACGTCACAAGGGGACTTTCGTACAGCTGCTCGGCGCCGAAGATGCCGACAAACCCCTTGCACAGGAGTTCTCGCTCGAGAAGAAGGTCGATGCCGCCACGCCGCCGACGCTGTTGTTCCATTGCGACGACGACAAGGTGGTACCGGCCGTGAACAGCGCGCTGTTCTACCAGAAGCTCAAGGAACACGGCATCAAGGCCACGCTGCACATCTATCCGTCGGGCGGCCACGGCTGGGGCATGAACTCCCGCTTCCGCTATTACGACGACTGGCAGAAAGCCACGCTCGACTGGCTTTCGACGCTCTGATCCCGCGGCGCCTGCGGCCCCGTGAAACGATAAAAGAGGCTCTGGAAAGAGCCTCTTTTTGTTGTGCGGTTCTGCCGGCATTCCGGTACGCGAGCTGGCGCCGGTGCCGCGTGCGGCCGATCCCGGGAATCCGGCGGCCGGTATTCCCCGCTGCGCTTATTTCTTGCGGTAGATGACCTCGCAATGCTCGCCCGTGAGGTATTCGACGATATTGAGCACCTCTTCGAGCGAATTGGAACGCTGGTAATTGAACGTATAGCGTTTGTCGTCGTAGCGTCCCGCCACCGAGAGCCGCACGCCGAAGGTCGTCTCGATGTGCGAGATGATCTCGTGCAGCGTAGCGTCGGACATCGTCACC
This Alistipes onderdonkii DNA region includes the following protein-coding sequences:
- a CDS encoding HPr family phosphocarrier protein is translated as MTTGKVTITAPNGMHARPAGELVKLIRGLAPARITLRTAAREASAVSILSLLALGLKHGTEVEVCAEGGDEAAAVRAVTDFIAGIRE
- the ptsP gene encoding phosphoenolpyruvate--protein phosphotransferase, which translates into the protein MMFTIRGIPTAGIAVGTAFVLQRRASAAATAAAGDPVAEAGRFHAALERAKAELSALAEGEAVFAAHLEMAGDPMLAGLVEGRIAEKHLSAEQALGEACEEVCGMFAALDDDYLRGRTDDVRDVCARIGRILSGETAHDPFAGLAPGTIVVADELAPSDTAQMDFSRVAGLVTAHGSVTSHVAIIARNKGIAALVGVAGCMRQVRTGDRLIIDGERGELIVDPDPATGRKYAARLESLRQDAFRCAADAQAPAGRRITVLGNAANVDEVRRALDAGAEGIGLFRSEFLYMQGPALPDEETQFAAYRAAAELCGARPLTVRTLDIGGDKELPYMHFEPEENPFLGWRAIRVSLAMPELFRTQLRALLRASAFGNVRVMFPMIASVGEFRAAKAVVETCMAELDAEGVAYDRDIALGVMIETPAAVFIADELAARARFFSIGTNDLTQYVMAADRGNPRVAYLCDAFDPAVQRSIGMVLDAAHRAGIEAGMCGELAADPRATQRLVALGLGEFSVGPPAIAPLKHRIRTDK
- a CDS encoding alpha/beta hydrolase codes for the protein MKKTMLLLFALMLSSAICAQDYHVVLWDNTTAPTSNGLSGDEVESKPGQWKNTQTAEMWIYKAGDNATGQALVFFPGGGYSSLSVGNGHKEAQWFARNGITAAVVKYRLPNGHSEVPRNDADEALRVMRSMAAELNIDPAKVGVSGTSAGGYLAGSVGTLSDVKPGFMILFYPVISADPDKRHKGTFVQLLGAEDADKPLAQEFSLEKKVDAATPPTLLFHCDDDKVVPAVNSALFYQKLKEHGIKATLHIYPSGGHGWGMNSRFRYYDDWQKATLDWLSTL